Proteins co-encoded in one Megalops cyprinoides isolate fMegCyp1 chromosome 1, fMegCyp1.pri, whole genome shotgun sequence genomic window:
- the LOC118790300 gene encoding uncharacterized protein LOC118790300, with protein sequence MKAVTAFEILALLFVAVFTAHGAQGQLTKCDLKSRLEGALLSLFNSTQDNGPTAEELVARIVCKAELTGFNTSLVTPLEMGKKPERAPEREKPRRPGKLEPPRRRGRSPMRGGPPASMKSSESSEESSEEVHTGSLYGLFQLSDCVACANGSSPSSLNMCQMDCARLIDSDISDDISCLEIILMGNQMDDNDGPGKSSSNSKEEMKEFKFPKECASIVPSEYFSGCP encoded by the exons ATGAAGGCTGTCACTGCATTTGAGATTCTGGCACTGCTGTTTGTGGCGGTTTTCACAGCCCATGGTGCTCAGGGACAACTCACAAAATGTGACCTGAAGAGTAGACTGGAGGGGGCTCTCCTGAGCCTGTTCAACAGCACTCAGGACAATGGACCAACAGCAGAGGAGCTGGTGGCAAGAA TTGTCTGCAAGGCTGAGCTGACTGGCTTCAACACCAGCCTCGTGACTCCCCTGGAGATGGGGAAAAAGCCAGAGAGAGCACCAGAACGTGAAAAGCCACGCCGTCCTGGGAAACTTGAGCCCCCAAGGAGGAGAGGTCGCTCTCCCATGAGAGGAGGGCCACCTGCTTCGATGAAAAGCTCTGAAAGCAGTGAGGAAAGTTCAGAGGAAGTACACACGGGCAGCCTGTATGGACTCTTCCAGCTGAGCGATTGTGTGGCCTGTGCCAATGGCTCCAGTCCCTCCAGTCTCAACATGTGCCAAATGGACTGCGCAA GACTTATTGATTCCGACatcagtgatgacatcagctGCCTTGAGATCATTTTAATGGGCAATCAAAT ggaTGACAATGATGGCCCAGGAAAAAGCAGTTCGAACTCCAAAGAGGAAAT